In one Lachnospiraceae bacterium GAM79 genomic region, the following are encoded:
- the ftsE gene encoding cell division ATP-binding protein FtsE gives MIELENVTMTYPGGMTALKNVNINIEKGEFVFIVGSSGSGKTTLIKLLLKELDPTSGSIRVAGYNYKTIKRKNIPKVRRKIGVVFQNFRLLKDRTIYENVAFAQRVIQTPARYIRRRVPAMLTLVGLADKYKSYPKELSGGEQQRVAMARALVNNPEIILADEPTGNLDPKNSQDIMELLDDINKRGTTVVVVTHNKDIVNEMRKRVITLKKGVVISDEKQGGYIDED, from the coding sequence ATGATAGAGTTAGAGAATGTTACTATGACCTACCCAGGTGGTATGACGGCTCTGAAGAATGTTAATATTAATATAGAGAAAGGCGAATTTGTCTTTATTGTTGGTAGCAGCGGATCAGGTAAGACAACATTGATCAAGCTGTTATTAAAGGAATTAGATCCGACCTCTGGGTCTATCCGTGTAGCAGGATATAATTATAAAACTATAAAAAGAAAGAATATTCCGAAGGTCAGAAGAAAGATCGGAGTTGTATTTCAGAATTTCAGACTGTTAAAGGACAGAACCATCTATGAAAATGTTGCATTTGCACAGAGAGTTATACAGACTCCTGCGAGATACATCAGACGTAGAGTTCCGGCTATGCTGACGCTGGTAGGTCTTGCGGATAAGTATAAATCTTATCCGAAGGAGCTTTCTGGTGGAGAGCAGCAGAGAGTTGCCATGGCAAGAGCACTGGTAAACAATCCGGAAATCATCCTTGCCGATGAGCCAACCGGTAACCTGGATCCGAAGAACTCACAGGATATCATGGAACTGCTTGATGATATCAATAAGCGTGGAACAACAGTGGTTGTCGTAACTCATAATAAGGATATTGTAAATGAGATGCGAAAGAGAGTAATCACATTAAAAAAAGGTGTGGTTATCAGCGATGAAAAACAAGGTGGTTATATAGATGAAGATTAG
- the ftsX gene encoding permease-like cell division protein FtsX, with amino-acid sequence MKISTFFYILRQGFTNIRRNILFSLASIGTIISCLFIFGIVYAVVVNFQSGMKDLENNVTISIFFEEDIPDETVQLIGEQIRVLDYVNTMDYISADEAFDKFCEQNYDDPEAAKAAFGDDNPLKNSASYEVTLKDVSKQAEFVAFAKGLDGVRNVRSSEVTADSISTLSSLVGYASIGIVVILMLVSIFLISNTITIGITVRKEEIAIMKLIGATNFFVRAPFIIEGIIIGAVGSVIPLYLLYVMYQKILEYVAGRFAVITSVFAFVSKEELFKTMIPVGLILGIGVGLFGSLITTRKHLKV; translated from the coding sequence ATGAAGATTAGTACATTCTTTTATATCCTGAGACAGGGATTTACGAACATCAGAAGAAATATATTGTTCTCTCTTGCATCAATCGGTACAATTATTTCATGTTTGTTCATATTTGGTATTGTATATGCAGTTGTTGTAAACTTTCAGTCAGGAATGAAGGATTTGGAGAATAATGTAACGATATCGATTTTCTTTGAAGAAGATATTCCGGACGAAACGGTTCAGTTGATCGGTGAACAGATACGAGTCCTTGATTATGTAAATACAATGGATTATATCAGTGCAGATGAAGCATTTGATAAGTTCTGTGAGCAGAATTATGATGATCCTGAGGCTGCAAAGGCAGCATTCGGAGATGATAACCCGTTAAAGAATTCTGCTTCTTATGAGGTAACGTTGAAGGATGTATCCAAACAGGCTGAGTTTGTAGCATTTGCAAAAGGTTTAGACGGAGTGCGAAATGTCAGAAGTTCTGAGGTTACAGCTGACAGTATCTCGACATTGTCCTCATTGGTAGGATATGCTTCTATCGGAATTGTGGTAATCCTGATGTTGGTATCCATCTTCCTGATCAGCAATACGATTACCATTGGCATTACAGTTCGTAAGGAAGAAATTGCAATTATGAAATTGATCGGTGCAACGAACTTCTTTGTACGTGCGCCGTTCATAATAGAAGGTATTATTATCGGAGCAGTCGGTTCTGTTATTCCGCTTTATCTGTTATATGTTATGTATCAGAAGATTCTGGAATATGTGGCAGGACGATTTGCAGTAATTACATCTGTATTCGCATTTGTAAGTAAGGAAGAATTGTTTAAAACAATGATTCCTGTTGGGCTTATTTTAGGTATAGGTGTAGGTTTATTTGGTAGTTTGATCACTACCAGAAAACATTTGAAAGTATAA
- the ugpC gene encoding sn-glycerol-3-phosphate ABC transporter ATP-binding protein UgpC: protein MASLSLKNIYKVYPNGFNAVKDFNLEIEDKEFIIFVGPSGCGKSTTLRMIAGLEDISSGELWIGDKLVNDVEPKDRDIAMVFQNYALYPHMSVYDNMAFGLKLRKAPKEKIDKAVHEAAKILDIEHLLDRKPKALSGGQRQRVAMGRAIVREPKVFLMDEPLSNLDAKLRVQMRVEISKLHQRLQTTIIYVTHDQTEAMTLGTRIVVMKDGIIQQVDTPQNLYDKPCNLFVAGFMGMPPMNFIDCKVVKSGADILLMFGSHSIKVPDSKAERLIALDAVDKEVVLGIRPEDIHDEQLFIESSPESVIDARINIYEMLGAEVYLYFTIDQFDITARVNARTTARPGDTVQFAFDLSKIHIFDKETEEILVS from the coding sequence ATGGCAAGTTTATCACTTAAGAACATCTATAAGGTATATCCTAACGGATTTAATGCTGTTAAGGATTTCAACCTTGAAATTGAAGATAAGGAGTTCATCATTTTCGTTGGACCTTCAGGATGTGGTAAGTCAACAACTCTTAGAATGATCGCAGGTCTTGAGGATATCAGCTCAGGTGAGTTATGGATCGGCGACAAGCTTGTAAATGACGTAGAGCCTAAGGATAGAGATATCGCAATGGTATTCCAGAACTACGCTCTGTATCCGCATATGTCAGTATATGACAACATGGCATTCGGACTTAAGTTAAGAAAGGCTCCGAAGGAGAAGATTGACAAGGCTGTTCATGAAGCTGCTAAGATCCTTGATATTGAACACTTACTTGACAGAAAGCCAAAGGCTTTATCAGGTGGTCAGAGACAGCGTGTGGCTATGGGTCGAGCAATCGTTCGTGAACCTAAGGTATTCCTTATGGATGAGCCACTTTCAAACCTTGATGCGAAACTTCGTGTACAGATGCGTGTTGAGATTTCCAAGTTACATCAGAGATTACAGACAACTATCATCTACGTTACACATGACCAGACAGAGGCTATGACACTTGGTACAAGAATCGTAGTTATGAAGGATGGTATTATTCAGCAGGTAGATACACCACAGAACTTATACGATAAGCCATGTAACTTATTCGTAGCCGGTTTCATGGGTATGCCACCTATGAACTTCATTGATTGTAAGGTAGTTAAGTCCGGAGCAGACATTCTCTTAATGTTTGGTTCACACTCAATTAAAGTTCCTGATAGTAAGGCTGAGAGACTTATTGCACTTGATGCAGTTGATAAGGAAGTTGTTCTTGGTATTCGTCCTGAAGATATCCATGATGAGCAGCTCTTCATCGAGTCATCACCGGAAAGCGTTATTGATGCAAGAATCAATATTTACGAAATGTTAGGTGCTGAAGTTTACTTATACTTCACAATCGATCAGTTCGATATCACAGCAAGAGTTAATGCTCGTACAACAGCTAGACCTGGCGATACAGTACAGTTTGCATTTGACTTAAGCAAGATTCATATCTTTGATAAGGAAACAGAGGAGATCTTAGTAAGCTAA
- a CDS encoding helix-turn-helix domain-containing protein, whose product MISNQILQDTIDGLKNITRTDLCVLDTEGKILASTFKDVDDCEEAVLAFVDSPAESQAIRDYQFFKVFDDNQLEHILLAKGETDDTYMVGKIAAFQIQNLLVAYKERFDKDNFIKNLLLDNLLLVDIYNRAKKLHIDTDVRRIVFIIETKNEKDTNALETVRNIFSTKTKDFITAVDEKNIILVKEVKQTESYDDMNKIAKVVVDMLNTEVMSSVHVSYGTIVNEIKEVSRSYKEAKMALDVGKIFYENQNIIAYSNLGIGRLIYQLPLPLCKMFIREIFDGKSPDEFDEETLTTIDKFFENSLNVSETSRQLYIHRNTLVYRLDKLQKSTGLDLRVFEDAITFKIALMVVKYMKYMESLDY is encoded by the coding sequence ATGATATCGAACCAGATACTTCAGGATACGATTGATGGATTAAAGAATATTACAAGAACCGATCTGTGTGTTCTTGATACAGAAGGAAAGATTCTTGCATCTACATTTAAGGATGTAGATGACTGTGAAGAAGCAGTACTTGCGTTTGTTGATTCCCCGGCAGAGAGTCAGGCAATTCGTGATTACCAGTTCTTTAAGGTGTTTGATGATAACCAGTTAGAACATATCTTGCTTGCAAAGGGGGAGACAGATGATACTTACATGGTTGGTAAGATCGCAGCGTTCCAGATTCAGAATCTCTTAGTTGCATATAAGGAGCGTTTTGATAAGGATAACTTCATCAAAAATCTGCTGTTAGATAATCTGTTGCTTGTTGATATTTACAACAGAGCAAAGAAGCTTCACATTGATACAGATGTAAGGAGAATCGTATTTATCATTGAGACAAAGAATGAGAAGGATACAAATGCCCTTGAAACAGTTCGTAATATCTTTTCTACAAAGACAAAGGATTTTATTACCGCTGTGGATGAGAAGAACATCATTCTTGTAAAGGAAGTAAAGCAGACAGAATCCTATGATGATATGAATAAGATTGCCAAGGTTGTTGTAGATATGCTGAATACAGAGGTTATGTCTTCTGTTCATGTATCATATGGTACGATCGTAAATGAGATTAAGGAAGTATCCCGTTCTTATAAAGAAGCTAAGATGGCACTGGATGTAGGAAAGATCTTCTACGAGAACCAGAACATTATCGCATATAGTAATCTTGGAATCGGACGTCTGATCTATCAGCTTCCGCTCCCACTCTGCAAGATGTTCATTCGTGAGATTTTCGATGGCAAATCACCGGATGAGTTCGACGAAGAGACCCTTACTACTATTGATAAGTTTTTTGAGAACAGTCTGAATGTATCAGAGACCTCCAGACAGTTATATATTCACAGAAATACTCTGGTTTATCGTTTGGATAAGCTTCAGAAGAGTACCGGTCTGGATCTTCGTGTATTTGAGGATGCGATCACATTTAAGATTGCGTTAATGGTAGTTAAGTATATGAAGTATATGGAGTCATTAGACTATTAA